One Paraburkholderia aromaticivorans genomic region harbors:
- a CDS encoding PIN domain-containing protein, translating into MIPSTNSKLHVMLDTNVFMSQSRFIASKVSKVIKDPSHAALNIRWVIPEMAQLEREYQFRQKLKHVLAAAKEMPAFFVNTWVGDAEALYKEIARVGQSELDELGIAVRQCDPARVDWRKIMSSAGSRLPPFDPNPENEKGFKDAIVAETFEQLCGDLPAYGAESAILVTDDGLLASHVASRNYPNGKVIRGLDALQSELNFLVSDIQPVMFEDLQEKANALIATADEFWSNVAALARPWVDLSAANDIGFSSQISGALYWPPVFLRKEMARVLFSCVYSVQRTAQRWVSDQHVVSQPAAPGLFGLSAPAGPATVTAPFGFHDWHSGHDFDSIRHYGSHTVGIAPPPIFPAYAGHLETLALPPVNFNVTWSADYAVDAAANGATMLSNPRIILFEPATA; encoded by the coding sequence ATGATCCCAAGCACAAATTCCAAGTTGCATGTGATGCTGGACACAAATGTATTCATGTCGCAGTCGCGTTTTATTGCAAGCAAGGTCTCGAAGGTGATCAAAGACCCGTCGCATGCAGCACTCAATATCAGATGGGTCATACCAGAAATGGCTCAACTGGAACGCGAATATCAGTTTCGCCAAAAGCTTAAGCATGTGTTGGCGGCTGCAAAGGAGATGCCAGCGTTCTTCGTGAACACGTGGGTCGGAGACGCGGAAGCCCTGTACAAAGAGATTGCTCGTGTAGGTCAGAGCGAACTCGACGAGCTCGGCATCGCGGTCCGCCAGTGCGATCCTGCTAGGGTCGATTGGCGCAAGATCATGTCTTCCGCCGGGAGCCGGCTACCTCCCTTCGATCCGAATCCGGAAAACGAGAAGGGCTTCAAAGACGCGATTGTTGCTGAGACTTTTGAGCAACTATGCGGCGATCTCCCTGCATATGGCGCAGAGAGCGCGATACTCGTCACTGACGATGGGCTTCTTGCCAGCCATGTTGCCTCCCGCAACTATCCTAACGGGAAGGTGATCCGGGGGTTAGACGCCCTGCAAAGCGAACTCAACTTTCTGGTGTCGGACATCCAGCCGGTGATGTTCGAAGATCTGCAAGAAAAGGCGAACGCGCTCATTGCAACCGCTGACGAGTTCTGGAGTAACGTCGCAGCACTTGCGCGCCCATGGGTTGATTTGAGTGCAGCGAACGACATAGGCTTCTCGTCCCAAATCAGCGGCGCTCTCTATTGGCCGCCTGTATTCCTTCGAAAAGAGATGGCGAGGGTGCTGTTTTCCTGCGTGTACTCGGTCCAACGGACGGCACAGCGGTGGGTGTCGGACCAACATGTTGTGTCTCAGCCTGCAGCACCAGGACTGTTTGGCCTGTCTGCACCAGCGGGGCCCGCGACAGTTACCGCCCCGTTTGGATTTCATGACTGGCACTCTGGCCATGATTTCGACTCAATCCGTCACTACGGCTCGCACACAGTAGGAATCGCACCGCCGCCTATCTTTCCGGCCTACGCGGGACATCTCGAGACCTTGGCGCTTCCGCCAGTAAATTTCAATGTAACGTGGAGTGCGGATTACGCCGTTGACGCGGCAGCCAACGGCGCAA